Proteins encoded in a region of the Orcinus orca chromosome 8, mOrcOrc1.1, whole genome shotgun sequence genome:
- the LOC101273567 gene encoding olfactory receptor 8B3-like — translation MLARNDSLVPEFILAGLTDRPELQQPLFYLFLMIYIVTMVGNLGSIILIGLNSHLHTPVYYLVFNLSFIDLCYSSVFTPQMLMNFVFKKNIISYVERMTQLFFFLFFVISECYMLTSMACDRYVAICTPLLYKVTMFHKVCLVLSLAVYVMGFTGASAHTGCMLRRTFCNVNINHYLCDILPLLQVSCTSTYVSEVVVLIVVGINITVPSFTILVSYIFILTSILHIKSAQGRSKAFSTCSSHIIALSYFGSAAFMYLKYSSPGSMDLKKFILFSILMWCPWSIL, via the coding sequence ATGCTGGCTAGAAATGACTCCTTAGTGCCTGAATTTATACTTGCTGGATTAACAGACCGTCCAGAGCTCCAGCAGCCCCTCTTTTACCTGTTTCTAATGATCTACATTGTCACCATGGTAGGCAACCTGGGCTCGATCATTCTTATTGGTCTAAATTCTCACCTCCACACCCCCGTGTACTATTTAGTCTTCAACTTATCCTTCATTGATCTCTGTTACTCCTCTGTTTTCACCCCCCAGATGCTGATGAACTTTGTATTCAAGAAGAATATCATCTCCTATGTTGAGCGCATGactcagctgtttttctttctcttttttgtcatCTCTGAATGCTATATGTTGACCTCAATGGCCTGTGATCGCTATGTGGCCATCTGTACTCCATTGCTGTATAAGGTCACCATGTTCCATAAGGTCTGTTTGGTGCTATCTTTGGCTGTGTATGTGATGGGGTTTACTGGAGCCTCTGCCCACACAGGGTGCATGCTTAGACGAACCTTCTGCAATGTTAATATCAACCATTACTTGTGTGACATCCTCCCACTCCTCCAAGTCTCTTGCACCAGCACTTATGTCAGTGAGGTGGTAGTTCTCATTGTTGTGGGTATTAATATCACAGTACCCAGTTTCACCATCCTAGTTTCTTACATCTTCATCCTTACTAGCATTCTTCATATCAAATCTGCTCAGGGAAGATCGAAAGCCTTCAGCACGTGTAGCTCCCACATCATTGCTCTCTCTTATTTTGGTTCAGCAGCATTCATGTACCTTAAATATTCTTCTCCTGGATCTATGGACCTGAAaaaatttattctgttttctataCTAATGTGGTGCCCATGGTCAATcctttga